From Anaerococcus urinomassiliensis:
AGTTATAGCAGGGATAGGTCTTGCAATAGTAAACCCACTATTCTTGATCATATCAGCCTTAGGTTTGGTTTTCGGCCTATATAGTAAAAATAACAATACCATAAAAATAGACTACGACTTCACAGATGAGGCGGCCAAGGAGCTAAGCCGAACCAACAAACTCCTAGAAGGCATTATGGAATCAGATGATGTCTGGTTAGTCACAGAGGCAGAAGATCTGGGAGAAGAAACAGGCGCAGATATGAAAATCCTATCTCGCACACCAATAAACTACTACAAGGGAAACGACGAGATAGAAACAAACGCAGAGACCTTTACCCTAGATGCCACATCAAGCAAATTTATATTTTTGCCAGATTCTATTGTGATAAAAGAAGGAAGCAAGGTAAATGCCCTAAGCTTTAAGGACATAGACACCAACCTAGGCAAGATGACCTTCCTAGAAGAACAAACTCCAGCAAAAGATGCTACAGTCCTTGGCAAAACCTACGAGCACACCAACAAAGACGGCAGCCCAGACAGAAGATATAAGGAAAACAAAGAAGTCTATATAGTAGAATACGGCTTCCTATCCCTTTATAACTCAACGGGCTTAGATACATTGATAGTATTTTCAGATACAGTTTTAGATGGGGAGTAAGAAATGGACATAAATGATGTTTTAAAAATTACCGATGATTTAAAAAGAAATGATGAACTATACAAAATTTTTGATGAAGAAAAAAGGCTTGAAAGTAAGGCTGGATCAGTTGAAAAAATAACGACAGTTAATGAAATTGACAAACTAATAAATAGCAAAACAAAAGCTCTGGATATTGGAGCGGCAACAGGCGTATATAGCCTTTATTTAGCAGAAAAAGTAGATGAGGTAGTATCATTTGAGCCATCCAGTGCTAATTTTTCAAAGTTAAATGAGAAGATTTCTCAAGAAAATATTAAAAATATCAAAGCTTACAAAAAGTCATCCATGGATATGGGTGATCTAGCTAGCAATTACTTTGACTTAGTATTACTTTTTGGTCCAATGTATCACCTATCAAATGAAAAAGATAGACAATTTACCCTAAAAGAGGCTAAAAGAGTTTGTAAGAAAGGTGGTCATATCTTAATAGCATTTATAAATCACGATATGATCCCAATGACAGAAACTAAATACAATCCAAATTTCATGTCAACAAATCTTTTTGACCAAGGAAAATTGAGGGTTAAAAACACTCCGTTCATATATTTCACCCTAGATGAATGCACAAAAATGCTAGAAAACGAAAACTTAAAAATAAAAGAAAGAATAGCAAGCGATGGATTTTCTGAACTTTTAGCAGATAAAATAAACCAAATGACCGAGGAAAGTTTTCACACGTACTTATCATGGCACCAAAGCCACTCAAAAAATGAAAATTTATTATCAGCAAGCAACCACTTTTTGTTTGTGTGTGAAAATTAATAAAATAGAGCTGTTAGGTAATTAATTCTGCCTTATCAGCTTTTTTTGTTTGTAGCAAAATAAGGTCATATCATTTTCTTGTTTTCCTGAATTCACTTTCACCAAAAACTTAGGGAAAACGGGAAAATGTTATCTTGTTTTGCCTTTTATTGAAAGTAATTTCTGAATGTGCCAAGTAAATTGAAATTATATTCAAGACGGTATATAATTGCCTTAAATGAGGAGGAAGGAATGAGCGATAGTAAAAAAATTGAATCTTTGAAGGGTAAGCTCATTGTTTCTTGCCAAGCCTTGGCTGATGAACCTTTGCATTCTTCATTTATTATGGGAAGGATGGCAAGAGCTGCCAAAGTAGGTGGGGCAAGTGGCATCAGAGCGAATACTAGCGAAGATATTAGAGAAATCCAAAAAGAAGTGGATCTTCCAATTATAGGCATAGTTAAAAGAGACTATGACGATTCGAAAGTATACATAACACCAACTATGGCTGAAGTTGAGGAACTTATACCAACTAATGTAGATGTCATAGCCCTAGATGCTACAGGAGATATTAGACCAAATGGACTTAGTCTTGATGATTTTTATAAGGAAATCAGAGACAAGTACCCAGACCAATTGTTGATGGCTGATTGTTCTACTGTCGAAGAAGCTATCCATGCAGATGAACTTGGTTTTGATTTTGTTGGCACAACCTTGGTTGGATACACAGACCAATCTAGGGAAGATAAGATCGAGGCAGATGACTTTGCTATACTTAGGAAGATTATCAAAAATGTAGGTGCAAGGGTCATTGCTGAGGGCAATATCAATACACCGGAAAAGGCAAAGAGGGTTATAGACCTTGGTGCTTATAGTGTAGTAGTTGGATCAATAATAACTAGACCACAAGTTATTACAAAGAATTTCGTTGATAAATTAGCAGAATAATTATATAGGAGAGGATAATATGAGAAATTTAGACAAATACAAGGGAGTAATTCCAGCATTTTATGCTTGCTATGATGAAGAAGGCAACATCAGCCCAGAAAGAGTGAGAAATCTTACCAAATACTTTATCGAAAAAGGCGTTAAGGGAGTATATGTTAACGGTTCTTCTGGAGAATGTATCTACCAGAGCGTTGAAGATAAGAAAATCGTTTTAGAAAATGTCATGGAAGAAGCAAAAGGCAAATTAACAGTTATTGCCCACGTAGCTTGCAACAACACAAAAGATTCTATGGAACTTGCAGCTCATGCAGAAAGCCTTGGAGTAGATGCCATAGCTTCTATACCACCTATATATTTTAGACTACCAGAATATGCTATTGCAGAGTATTGGAACGACATATCATCTGCTGCTCCAAACACAGATTTTGTAATCTACAACATCCCACAACTAGCAGGTGTTGCACTTACACCAAGCCTATTTGCAGAAATGAGAAAAAATCCTAGAGTAATAGGCGTGAAAAACTCATCAATGCCAGTTCAAGACATACAAATGTTCAAGCAAGATGCTGGCGAAGATTACATCATTTTCAACGGTCCAGATGAACAATTTATCTCAGGCCGTCTAATCGGTGCAGAAGGTGCAATCGGTGGAACATATGGAGCTATGCCAGACCTATTTTTAAAGATGAACGAACATTTAATAAATGGAAACTTAGAAGAAGCTAGAAATATGCAATATGACATCAATGCTATCATCTACAAGATGGTATCAGGCCATGGCAATATGTATGCAGTTATCAAGGCTATACTTAAAGAAAATGAAAACTTAGACCTTGGCTCTGTAAGAAAACCTTTAGCAGGACTTATAGATTCTGACCAAGCTATAGTAAAAGAAGCAGCTGCCATGATTAATAAAGCTCGTGAGAAATACATTGTATAAGGAAATATCATATGCAGGGTTTTACAACTATTGACTTAATCATACTTATAGCATATCTTGGAGCAGTTCTCTTTGCTGGTCTTCACTTTTCCAAAAAGGAAATGAAGGGCAAGGAATACTTCAGAGGCGATGGATCAATCCCATGGTGGGTAACATCAGTTTCTATCTTTGCTACCCTACTAAGCCCAATATCCTTCCTATCACTTGCTGGTAACTCTTATGCTGGCACATGGATAATGTGGTTTGCTCAGCTAGGAATGCTTATAGCTATACCATTTACTATAAAATATTTCCTACCTATCTACAGCAAACTAGACATAGACACAGCTTACCAATACCTAGAAATCAGATATCAATCCAAGGGCCTCAGGGTCCTAGGGGCAATCATGTTTATAATCTATCAAATCGGTAGAATGTCCATTATCATGTACCTACCTTGTATGGTTCTATCAGAGCTAATGGGTATTAGCGTGGACCTATTGATTATAATCATGGGGGTTATAGCTATCATATATTCATATACAGGTGGACTAAAATCAGTACTATGGACAGACTTCATCCAAGGCTCAGTTCTCCTAATAGGTGTAACATTTGGACTAATATATCTTGTAAGCAACATAGATGGTGGCCTTGGGGCAATAAACTACGAACTATTTGCCAACAACAAGTTTTTGGCTGTTGACCAACCAATCTTTGATGCAAATATCCTAAAAGATAGCGTGTTTTTACTAATATTTGGAGCTGGTATCAACACCATAGGATCCTATGTATCAAGCCAAGATATAGTACAAAGATTTACAACAACAAACGACTCCAAACAACTTAGAAAGATGATGATAACAAATGGATGCTTATCCCTATTCATAGCTACTGTGTTTTACCTAATAGGTACAGGACTATATGTCTTCTACCAAAGCCAAGGTAATCCACTACCACCAAGTGCCCAACAAGACCAAATCTTTGCATCTTGGATAGCTTACGAACTTCCAGTAGGAGTTACAGGTATCCTACTAGCAGCCATATATGCAGCCAGCCAATCAACCCTATCAACAGGACTAAACTCAGTTGCATCAAGCTGGGCCTTAGACATCCAATCAACTTTCAACAAAAAAGACATGACCTTTGAAAAACAAACCAAGATAGGCCAAAGAGTTTCACTGTTGGTAGGTATATTTGCCATAGTAGTATCAATTCTACTAGCTCATGGTGGAGTCAAATCAGCTTACGAATGGTTCAACGGATTTATGGGACTAGTTTTAGGAATCTTGGTTGGAATATTTATCCTAGGTGCCTTTACAAAAGTTGCCAACAAATTTGGAGCAAGCCTTGCTTTCATAGTCGCTTCATGTGTGATGGTATATATCAAATACTTTGTTGACCCAGCCAAAGTATCATTCTGGTCATACTCTATGATATCAATTGCAGTGTCACTTGTCGTAGGCCTTCTAGGATCTGTCATCTACAACAAGGTCAAAAAAGAAAAATTCATCCCACCAGCAAACTCAACAGTATATAAGGAAGTGTAATAATATGATATTTGGCAATATTACAAACTTGAGCGAATATAATTTTCTAGAAGAAAAAATCAAAGAATGCTTCGTTTATGCCAAGGCCAATGATTTAAAATCATACAAGCCTGGACGCCACGACATAAAAGGTGATAAACTATTTGTAAATTTAGTAGAATATGAAACTACAAATCCAGAAAATAGGTTCTGGGAAGCTCACAAAGATTATATAGACCTTCATCTTCTCTTGGATGGAAAAGAGCAAATAGACCTTAATTTCCTAAAAAATATGACATTGGGTGATTATATCAAAGAAGATGACTACCAAAAGATAGAAGGAAACAAAAATTCATCAGTAGTTTTAAGTGAGGGAGACTTTTTAATCTGCTACCCTAATGATGGTCATATGACAGCAATAGCAGTAAATGATTCTCAAAAAATCAAAAAAGCAATATTTAAAATAAAGATTTAATCTTTAAAAAGGCATGTGCTCTGGCATAATGCCTTTTTGTCAATTATAAAAACAAGGAGAAAGACTTGAAAAAATACATAAGCATAGACATAGGTGGAACTTTCATCAAATACGGTCTAATAAGCGAAGATGGGACCATAATTGAAAACCACGAAATGCCAACCCAAGCCCAAAAAGGTGGCGAAGAGATCCTAAACAAGGTCCTAAAAATCATAGAAAACTACACAAAGAATCATCAAATAGAGGCTGTAGCCATATCCACAGCTGGCATGGTCGACAGGGAAAAAGGATCCATTCGCTATGCCTCAGATCTCATACCAAACTACACAGGAACAAACTTCAAAAAACCAATCAAGGAAAAATTTGGCCTCAACTCTTCAGTAGAAAATGACGTCAACTGTGCAGGCCTTGCCGAATACACATCAGGAGCAGGTAAGGATAGCAAGATTGCCCTCATGTTAACCATAGGAACTGGCATTGGTGGCTGTGCTGTAATAAATGGAGAAGTCTACCAAGGAGTATCAGGCTCTGCCCTAGAAGTAGGCTATATGAAAATAGAAAATGGAACTTTCCAATCCCTTGGCTCAGCCAAAAGCTTAGTGGAAAAAGTGGCCATAGAAAAAAACGAGAGCATAGAAGATTGGGATGGCAAAAAGATCTTTGACCTTGCCAAGAAGTCTGATCCTATTTGCACCAAGGCCATAGATGAAATGTGCCAAGCCCTAGCCATAGGCATAGCAAACATCTCCTATGTACTAAACCCAGATACAGTAATACTAGGAGGGGGCATAATGGCCCAGGAAGATTACCTCTATGACATAATAGATAGCAAGCTAAAAGAAAATTTGGCCAAGCCTATATATGAGCAAATCAGCCTCAAATTTGCCAAACACAGAAACTCCGCAGGTATGCTGGGGGCTTTCTATAACTACAAAAACAATTAAGGAGGTCAGCCATAGACTACCGCAGAAAATCAGTTATTGAAAATATAGAATCAAATTATGAAAACTTCACCCCAGTAGAGAAAAACATAGCTGATTTTTTCATTCACAATAATAAAAAGGGAGACTTTGCAGCCAAAAAATTAGCAGAAAAACTATTTGTATCCGAAGCCTCTCTATCAAGATTTGCCCAAAAATGTGGATTTAGAGGCTATAGGGAATTTATCTACGAGTACAAGCAAAATTTTGTTGTAAAACAAGAAGTCATCACCCAAAACGTGAGCAAAGTACTGACAACCTACCAAGAACTATTGAACAAAACATATTCGCTAATAGACGAAAATCAAATCAAAAGAGTCATAGACTATTTTAATAGTAGCAATAAGGTCTTCGTATGTGGTAAGGGATCATCAGGTCTTGCAGCAAACGAGATGGAACTTAGGTTCATGAGGATAGGGGTAAACATAGACTCCATCACAGATGCTGACCAGATGAAGATGCGAGCTGTCTTTCACACAGCAAATAGTCTAATCATAGGTCTAAGCATAAGCGGTGAAACAGAAGAAGTCTTATACTTTTTAAAAGAAGCTCACAAGAGAAAGGCCAAAACTGTTCTAATCAGCTCACAAAATAGGACTGAACTAAAAGACTACTGCGACGAAATAGTCCTAGTACCATCACTTAAACACCTAAACTACGGCAATGTAATCAGTCCCCAATTCCCCCTATCAGTAATGGTAGACCTTCTCTACTCCTTTTTCGTAGATGAAGATAAAAACCTAAAAGAAAAGATGCACGGACATACCCTAGAAGCCCTAAATGTAGGCTACAAAAGAGAAAACAAATAGGGGCTGTTGCAAATCAATAGATATATATCGTTCCATCATTGGGGTGCACTCTGAGAAAATTTGAGATTTAGCCCGCCGGCTCATGGAGGCCAAATTTTCTTAGAGGGTGCCATAATGATATTGGAACGATTTATCTATTTTGCAACAGTCCCTTGTTTTCTAACATTTATTATAAATCGCTTAAGTCAACATCCCTATTAAAAGAATATTCTTCACTTGGGAATT
This genomic window contains:
- a CDS encoding DUF4236 domain-containing protein, which produces MGFRYRKSINLGKGFRVNMSKSGPGISWGGKGFRLTKTAKGNIRGTAYIPGTGVSYQKEFKNPFNKTKAQKATASNKREDVSTNSKNFTNDVGNIRSGDMGDLVAAKKQNKTNKIVAVLLVIAGIGLAIVNPLFLIISALGLVFGLYSKNNNTIKIDYDFTDEAAKELSRTNKLLEGIMESDDVWLVTEAEDLGEETGADMKILSRTPINYYKGNDEIETNAETFTLDATSSKFIFLPDSIVIKEGSKVNALSFKDIDTNLGKMTFLEEQTPAKDATVLGKTYEHTNKDGSPDRRYKENKEVYIVEYGFLSLYNSTGLDTLIVFSDTVLDGE
- a CDS encoding class I SAM-dependent methyltransferase, with the protein product MDINDVLKITDDLKRNDELYKIFDEEKRLESKAGSVEKITTVNEIDKLINSKTKALDIGAATGVYSLYLAEKVDEVVSFEPSSANFSKLNEKISQENIKNIKAYKKSSMDMGDLASNYFDLVLLFGPMYHLSNEKDRQFTLKEAKRVCKKGGHILIAFINHDMIPMTETKYNPNFMSTNLFDQGKLRVKNTPFIYFTLDECTKMLENENLKIKERIASDGFSELLADKINQMTEESFHTYLSWHQSHSKNENLLSASNHFLFVCEN
- a CDS encoding N-acetylmannosamine-6-phosphate 2-epimerase encodes the protein MSDSKKIESLKGKLIVSCQALADEPLHSSFIMGRMARAAKVGGASGIRANTSEDIREIQKEVDLPIIGIVKRDYDDSKVYITPTMAEVEELIPTNVDVIALDATGDIRPNGLSLDDFYKEIRDKYPDQLLMADCSTVEEAIHADELGFDFVGTTLVGYTDQSREDKIEADDFAILRKIIKNVGARVIAEGNINTPEKAKRVIDLGAYSVVVGSIITRPQVITKNFVDKLAE
- a CDS encoding dihydrodipicolinate synthase family protein is translated as MRNLDKYKGVIPAFYACYDEEGNISPERVRNLTKYFIEKGVKGVYVNGSSGECIYQSVEDKKIVLENVMEEAKGKLTVIAHVACNNTKDSMELAAHAESLGVDAIASIPPIYFRLPEYAIAEYWNDISSAAPNTDFVIYNIPQLAGVALTPSLFAEMRKNPRVIGVKNSSMPVQDIQMFKQDAGEDYIIFNGPDEQFISGRLIGAEGAIGGTYGAMPDLFLKMNEHLINGNLEEARNMQYDINAIIYKMVSGHGNMYAVIKAILKENENLDLGSVRKPLAGLIDSDQAIVKEAAAMINKAREKYIV
- a CDS encoding sodium:solute symporter, with the translated sequence MQGFTTIDLIILIAYLGAVLFAGLHFSKKEMKGKEYFRGDGSIPWWVTSVSIFATLLSPISFLSLAGNSYAGTWIMWFAQLGMLIAIPFTIKYFLPIYSKLDIDTAYQYLEIRYQSKGLRVLGAIMFIIYQIGRMSIIMYLPCMVLSELMGISVDLLIIIMGVIAIIYSYTGGLKSVLWTDFIQGSVLLIGVTFGLIYLVSNIDGGLGAINYELFANNKFLAVDQPIFDANILKDSVFLLIFGAGINTIGSYVSSQDIVQRFTTTNDSKQLRKMMITNGCLSLFIATVFYLIGTGLYVFYQSQGNPLPPSAQQDQIFASWIAYELPVGVTGILLAAIYAASQSTLSTGLNSVASSWALDIQSTFNKKDMTFEKQTKIGQRVSLLVGIFAIVVSILLAHGGVKSAYEWFNGFMGLVLGILVGIFILGAFTKVANKFGASLAFIVASCVMVYIKYFVDPAKVSFWSYSMISIAVSLVVGLLGSVIYNKVKKEKFIPPANSTVYKEV
- a CDS encoding YhcH/YjgK/YiaL family protein; its protein translation is MIFGNITNLSEYNFLEEKIKECFVYAKANDLKSYKPGRHDIKGDKLFVNLVEYETTNPENRFWEAHKDYIDLHLLLDGKEQIDLNFLKNMTLGDYIKEDDYQKIEGNKNSSVVLSEGDFLICYPNDGHMTAIAVNDSQKIKKAIFKIKI
- a CDS encoding ROK family protein, with amino-acid sequence MKKYISIDIGGTFIKYGLISEDGTIIENHEMPTQAQKGGEEILNKVLKIIENYTKNHQIEAVAISTAGMVDREKGSIRYASDLIPNYTGTNFKKPIKEKFGLNSSVENDVNCAGLAEYTSGAGKDSKIALMLTIGTGIGGCAVINGEVYQGVSGSALEVGYMKIENGTFQSLGSAKSLVEKVAIEKNESIEDWDGKKIFDLAKKSDPICTKAIDEMCQALAIGIANISYVLNPDTVILGGGIMAQEDYLYDIIDSKLKENLAKPIYEQISLKFAKHRNSAGMLGAFYNYKNN
- a CDS encoding MurR/RpiR family transcriptional regulator; protein product: MSKVLTTYQELLNKTYSLIDENQIKRVIDYFNSSNKVFVCGKGSSGLAANEMELRFMRIGVNIDSITDADQMKMRAVFHTANSLIIGLSISGETEEVLYFLKEAHKRKAKTVLISSQNRTELKDYCDEIVLVPSLKHLNYGNVISPQFPLSVMVDLLYSFFVDEDKNLKEKMHGHTLEALNVGYKRENK